In Bradyrhizobium sp. 170, the DNA window GATACGCCGAACGTTCTCGTCGAATGCGGCCGATGAGCGTCTTCTGCAGTCGGAGCGTCATCGTGTTCCGGTCGTGGCCGACCTTTGCGCGGGCAGTGAGATCTGCATGGATCGTTTGATCCTGCCGGAGAGAGCTGGCTGAACTTTGACGCGCGGCTCGGGATCGTGTCGACCGATGTTTCCGAGAAGATTCGTGTGGCGGGGTGCTGCGAAGCGAGCCACAACGGCCTTGGGAAGGAAGGCGATTAAATCGGAAAGCCGTCAGGTCTTCGCTGGATAGCCGAAGAGTTCCCATGGGCGGCTGCAGGCCTTCTCTGCGGCTGTTTGCTGCCCGGTCAGCGTCCCAGGTGTGGAGATCCGCCGACCGTTGGGAGTCCCTGTGTTAGCTCACTATCGTGGTCCCGAACGGCTTGGCGGGTTCGAAACATGACGCGTTTGCTTTGGACAGAAGCATACAGGGACGCCGATGTGATTTGCGAGTTATCGGGATCCTTCCGACCCGCGCACGGCCATTCGCATTTGGCCCGGCTCTTGCACCAATGGCTGCGCAATGGCTTTGGCGAGGCGTCACAAGAGGCGATGAAATGCGAACACGACTAGTTGATCATCAAGCGATTCTTATAAACGTCCTGGAAGCAGCGCGCTCTTCGCGGTTTCTCCATTAATAGACACTACTGTCGATGAGGTTAACGCAACGAGAGATTGTGCTGTAATCAAACGTGGCTCTAGCTTCTGCACCGCAAAATGAAAGAGGCCGCTGAACGCCGCTCGGTATCCTGAGGTCACAATAGCGCTTTGGTTGAATCAGAGCAGCTCGCGACCGTTGCTGTTGTTTGGCAGGGCAAAGACATCCCGATAGAAGAGTTATGAAGTACCTGAACGACGGCAACAATCCACGACATACCGAGACGCAACTCTGTCATGTCGGTCGAGAGCCCAGTAAACACGCCGGGATGGTCAATGTGCCCATCTATCGCGGCTCTACAATTCTTTCGGAGACCCTGGAAGAATGGGAGTCGCGGAGACGCAATCCGATACCCAGCTACGGACGCTTCGGATCGCCGTTGTCTCGCGCATTTGAGGCTGCCATTTGCGAATTGGAGGGCGGCCACCGTTCCATCCTATTCCCATCGGGATTATCTGCTTGCACGCACTCGCTTCTTGGGGTTTTGAAGGCGGGCGACCATCTGTTAATCAGCGATAGCGTTTATCAACCTGTGAGAGTTTTCGCGGACCAAGTCCTCGCAAGGCTTCGCATTGAAGTGCAGTATTTCCGTCCAACGCAAGGTTCGGAGCTCTCAACAAAAATCAAAGCAAACACCCGGGCCGTCTATCTGGAGTCGCCCGGATCCATGACCTTTGAGGTTCAGGATGTCCCCGCACTCGCTGCGATCGCGCATCGATCTGATGCGCTCGTGATCATGGATAACACTTGGGCGACGCCTCTTTTTTTCAAGGCGTTTGACCACGGTGTCGACATCTCCATCCATGCCGCGACCAAGTATATCGTTGGTCATTCCGATGCCTTACTTGGCATTGCGACTGCGAATGAGGCCGCCTGGCCCACGTTGCAGTCGAGCGCCCATCATTTCGGAGAGATAGCTGGGCCAGACGATATCTATTTGGCCCTGCGGGGACTTCGTACGCTAGCGGTCCGCATGAAGCAGCATTGGGACAATGGCCTCAAGCTGGCGGAAAGCCTGCAGTCGCATCCGGCTGTCGACAAGGTCTTGCACCCAGCGCTTCCCAATGATCCCGGCTATGCAATCTGGAAACGCGACTTTTTGGGCGCAAGCGGACTATTTGGAGTCGTCCTGAAACCGATGTCTCGGCCTCAACTTTCGGTTCTCTTCAATAGCCTGCAGCTTTTTGGCATCGGTGCATCCTGGGGCGGGTATGAAAGCCTCGTTCTCCTGGTTGACCCACCGAAACGAACGGAAACGCCGCTCGCCTTCGAGGGGCCGTTGATTCGCATCCATGCGGGCATGGAGAGAGCGAGCGACCTGATCGCGGATATGCATCAGGCGCTGCAAGCGGCTGGAGAGGTTACGGTTGGCCGTGTTGCTCGCCGGGAGGAGGGCGCGATGATTGGCTGATCTCAAGGTGTGCTGAAGACAGCAGCGTTCTGTAACTCAAGGGTGGAAGGACTGTCGCGTGTCTAAGCAATCACAGGTTTATCAGGATCAGCTGCCGGGGACCCCATGGAGAATTCGTTCCAAGGGAAGGTTTCAGAAAAAGTTGCAAATGCTTCTGTGTATTTTGGACTCATCATGAAAGGTCCGCAGTGAATGCGACATCATTGGCTGAACACGGCTAGCATTGCTGGCGAAGAACTAGAGCTGCGCTCGTGGTTTTCGATGTCGAAATACTTCTGCATCGCCGGCCGGCGCGTCGGCTCTCGTGCCACAGTAGCAGCTGCGCGCGATTGAGCGGGTGCCGCAGAGTCTCGCAATCTCCGTGCCGTCGCTTTCGCAATTGGGACTGTAGCCGCCTTTGCAGATAGAGGTGGTTAAGCGCGGCTATGTTGAGAACCGACAGATTCCGATCGAAGACTGCCGCGGCAGGCCTCACCAATTCCGGCCCGCGAACGGCGCCTTCTATCTCTATGCTGATGTCTCCGACTTCACCTCCGACTTCGCCTTTGCCAGGACCATGTGTCCCTGCAACGCCCGGCGTTAACTTCGATCCCTTGCAGGGCAGAAGTTCATGCGCTTCTCCTATGCGCGTTCCGCCGATGGTATGCGCGAAGCGGTTGTCCGAATCTCGTCTGGTTAAGTGGAGCATGATCTGGAAGCGTCCCGCCCGCGCGAATGTCCCAATCAGTCATGCCTGCGGAATAGGCAGGTACCGAGAACTGCAAACAGTTCTGACTCCGCTGATACAATTGGCCTTGGTGGGTCGGGACACGACGCCACTTCAGCCGGAGCGGCTCAGATACCTGCGTGAGTGTGAGGGCAGAGCGTCATGGCGACAATCGCAACTGCAAAGTCCGCGCGGACGTCTCGATCCTTGTACAAGATCCTTTACGTTCAGGTGCTGATTGCGATCTGATTGGCGTCGTCGTTCGGCTGGCTGTGGCCGTCGCTTGCGACCAACGATTTGGTCAAGGCCTTGGCGACGCTCATCAAGCTTACCACAATGTTGACGGCGCCGATCATCTTCTGCACTGTCGTGTCCGGGATTGCCCATATTAGAAAGTAGGCCCGGTCGGCGTTAAAGCGCTTATCTGTTTCGAACACGTCTCCACTTTTGCCCTGGTGCTCGGCCTTGGTTGTGGGCAGTCTGTTCCAGATCGGCCGTGGCTTTGCCGCCAAGCCCGGCGCCGCGGAACTTGCCAACTGTGTGAAACTGGACCAGGCCTCAAGAACCGTCGATTTCATCCTTAACTTCATTCCCGAAAGCGTCATCGGCGCGCTGGCGGACGGGGATATCCTGCAGGTGCTCTTGTTTGCGATCCTGTTCGGCTTCTCGCTGAGGCGCTGGGTGAACGCGGCGCCTTGGCCGTGCCGAGCGCCGCAGCACCTGAAATAGCCGCGCTAACGTTCATCGCGTCGCGCCTCTTGTTGCGTGATGCGGTCAAGAAGTCGTGCCTTCGCGAGAAGAAGAGTCGCGTCTAGCACCGTGTGCACCGCTCCCGAAGGCGGGGAGAAGTTGAGTTGTCAGGCGATCACATGCCGAAACGCCTGAAACATATGATCGAGCCCCGGTATCGACCCGCATGCCGCAATCATTCGCTACTCAGACATTTTAATCGTCCTCCTCATCATCAGCAGTGTTGGGATTGGCATTCCAGCGTCTTACCCCAGAGTCCTTCGGTATATTGAAACGAATCGTTCGAGCATTTGTTCAGTTTCGAACGCCATCGCGAGGTGTTTCGACGCAACTCCTGGGAGCTTACTGTCAGTCCACGCCGCTGTATTCGGGTGTGAAGGAGTGCTGGACAACAATTTGGATTTCCACAGTCGGAGCGAATCATGGTCAGCCAATTCCAGGGATGATTTCGGATTGAATCGTGGTTGCGGCAAATAGGGAAGCATCCAACGGCAGATTCCCAAATGCGAGTTGACAAAGGAGATAGTTGGCACCTGCCTCTTCCAGCTGGCAAAGCAGAGCCTTTCGTACAGAAGCTGGAGTTCCGACTACACACAGTTCACCTGCGAGTGCCGCATCGAAGGTTAGTGGGAGGTTTGGTGGTAGCGGAATGGCATTGAGCTCGTATAGGAATCTAAAGCTCTTGAGCCATCGTTCGTAAGCAGAGGTCGCGAGCGAATGGGCATCTTTCTCAGAACGCGCAATAACGATCATACGCAGCAACCCGACGAACGGCGCATGATCATCAGCGTCACGGTTGCGGTCTAGGTGAGCGCGGAAGGTATCGGTAATTTTGCGAACACTAGAGGAGGGGCCTACGCACGCGAGATTTGCACCATTCGCGGCGGCCCAACCTGCGGACTCTGGTCGATTGGTGGTAATCCATATCGGCGGCCACGGGCGCTGATGAGGTCCTAGCGTCAAAGGAACGTCGTTTAGCTCAAAATGGTCGCCCTGATAGCATAGAGTGCCGCCTTTCATCGCCTTAATAAGGATCTCGCTGGCTTCCTCATAACGTCCTGGCGCCGCGTCCGCGCTGATCCCGAAGTAGCCCCATTCGATCGGTAGAGAGCCGCGCCCGATACCCAGCTCGAGCCTGCCACCGCTCAATTGGTCGAGCATGCAGATCTCCTCGAACGCGCGTAGCGGATGATAAAGATTAAGCAGCATTACCAATGGGCCCACACGAAGTTGCCTTGTCCGCTGTGCGACGCTCGATAAGAACAGATTCGGTGACGGGCATCTCCCGTGAGGCGTACAGTGGTGCTCTGCCACATGATACGCATAGAAACCGAGGCGATCGTACGCCTCCGCTAGTATGAGGCGATCTGCGTATTGTCGAGCGATATCACGGCTGTCCGCATCCAGGTGATCGAAGATGCCGCAAGTTATTTTTGGAGGGAAGACGTCTCTCATTCGATTATCTCCACGTGCAAGTTGGTCCGCTCAATTCCGGGCATCGAGCGGTCAAAGACGGACGGCTCCTACTTTGGTGGCACTTTCCGTCTCCTGTGTTGTGGTCGTTGCGACGTTCATGCCGCCCACGATTGTTCTTCCGCCTCGACGGCTTTAACGACCATCAGAGAGTAAGGGTCGACCCGTGGCCACTGTTCGTCGTTTAGCCAGAACTGACCTCTGCCCTTGGCGTAAATCGCACTCATCTTTTGTGACCTGGTACGATCGCCGAGGTAACGCAAAAGGAGACATTAACTGCGCGAAGCGGGCGGTCTTCCAGTTCTTAAGAACTCAGATATGTAACCGACTGCTGCGAGAAACGCGTCCATTTGCGATCTCGTGCCAATGCTAACCCGGATACAATTTTCCAGGTCTTCATCAGGAAAGAAGGCAACGAGTATCTTTTGCGTTTCCAAGGCTGCCTGCCACCATCTACCGTCTTTGCCCTCCGGCACTCCGGCTAGCAAGAAGTTTGCATGGGAGGGTGTTACAGAAAAGCCAAGTTGCGACAGAGCGGTCGTAACTCGCTGTCTTTCGTGCCTGATATGTCTATGGTTCTCCTCGTAAGCGGCGCGATGCGCCAGGACGCTGATGCCCATCGCATGCGCGACCACATTCATGTTGAAGACGTTCTGGATATTACGTAGCCTCCCAATGAGCTCGGGGTGGCCGAAACCGAAGCCGACGCGAATGCCAGCGGCAGCATAGCTTTTCGAGAATGTTCTGAGGAGAAGAAGATTCGAATAGCGACTGACGAGGCGCATACCGTTATCGGGTGCGAAGTCTACATAGGCCTCGTCCAAAACGATTAACCGGTTCGAGTTTGCCACGAGGCACTCGATATCGGATATCCGAACGAAGGATCCGGTCGGATTGTTCGGGTTAGCTAACACAATGAACTTGGCATCTTTCGCGGGACCAAGAAGCAATTGCTCCATAGGCAAAGAATCAGCATCGCGCGATTTGATTTCGAGCAATCGAGCGCCCTGCAACATGGCAAGTTTTCGGTTGAACGAAAAGCCCGGCGAGATCATTGCCAGGCTGTCGCCCGGGGCAAGAAAAGCTCTGTAGATTAGCCCGAGAAGCTCAGACGATCCGTTACCGGCGATTACATGATCTTTCGATAGGCCGTAAGCATCGGCGGCTGCTTTCCTCAAGCCAATATTGTCATCTTCCGGATATAGATATTGCCGCTCGAGAGCCGCCATCGCACTTTGCCACACCATTGTTGGTAGTGGAAATGGGTTCTCATTCGTGTTTAGCTTCACGTAGCTAGCATCCGGTGCGGGCCGGCCGGACGGCACAGCATCTAATTGTCTCGCTGCCTGCGAAAGAGAAGAGAGCACACCTTGCAATTTTGCATCAGACACATCGTTCTCCTTTAAGCCGCCGAGGCGATTCGGATTGTCAGCATGCCGACCCGTTGCGCCGGCGATGGCAGAGCTGGATGCCTCATTGGGATAACAAGACGGCAGCCATCCAAATCTTGCTGGGGGCGGCAGCTCGAACTGCCGAGTTTCTTAGAGGTTGGTGAACCTGCCGCTACGTGCCAACCCCAGCGAAGCCGAAGATAATCGTCGGCGGTCGAAGTTTTGCGCGATCTGGCGGCTCAATGCTGGAATGGGATTGGCTGTCATTCTTGAGTTGGCCAGAATGACATTCCAGCATTAGTCCAGGTGCCAGGCAAAACTAATGCCGCGCCCTCGTCGCCTTCCGGAAGACGCATCCGGGGTAGGGTAGGACCGCAAGCATCGCGGAGAGCGCGAGAAGCAACGCGAGTAGCTCGCCATTTGCGCTGTTGCGGAGGTTTCATGATTTCCTTCATTGGCTGAATATGCGGGGCCGTCGCGACGATCAGTTCTACTCGACGGGTTCGACAATACTGTCGTGCCAGCGGTAAACTACGAAGCCGGGAGACGCGTTGTCTCCTTTGGTATCAAATCGGATCGTCCCGACTACTGTTTCGATCGGCTGCGAACGAAGCGCCGCTGCCACCCGGGTGGCGTTGAGGGAGCCGGCCCGCTTCACCGCGTCCGCCCAAGCTTGGACGGCCGCATAGGCGTAGAGCGTATAGCCTTCCGCAGACAGTTTGGAAGCCTTGAGTCTAGCCACGACGTCCGCGGCTTGGGAATTCTTGGTGGCATCGGGCATGAAGGTGAACAGGGTGCCGTTTCCGGCTCTGCTCGTGATGGCCCAGAATTCGTAAGTCATCAACGGATCGTTCGCCATGATCGTCAAAGCTGCGCCTGCGTCTGCCGCCTGGCGCACAATCAACCCGATCTCGGTGTAATAGCCGCCAATATAGGCGATCTGAATTCCGTCCCTCTTCATCCTTGAGACCAGGGCCGTGTAGTCCTTTTCGCCGGCTGCATAGCTTTGCCGAATGACGTTTTTGCCCGCTTCCCGAAGACGCGACTCGACGACATCGGCAATACCCTTGCCAGCGGTGCTCTTGTCGTCAAGTACGGCAATTTTGTTGTTCGGGTAGTGTCGCAGGATGTATTGGGCTGCCACGACGCCTTGTTGGTCATCGCGGCCGCAGATTCGAAATACCGTCTTGAGACCACGCTCTGTCAGCTGCGGATTAGTTGTGCCGGGCGAAATTTGAATAACTTGCGCTTCAGCGTAAATGTCGGAAGCTGGGATCGAGGAAGAAGAACAAAGGTGGCCAACGACCAACTTGACCCGATCCGCCGTCAGCCGATTCGCTACTGCGACAGCCTGCTTGGGATCGCACGCGTCGTCGGCGACGCTCAATATGACCTTTGTACCGGGAAGTAGGCCCGAGGCATTCAAAGCATCAACGGCCGCGGCAGCACCCTCGCGCAGCTGCACACCAATCGCAGCAGTGCTTCCGGTCATCGGTCCGGCGACGGCAATATTAATGTCTGCAGCGGGCGCAGTCGAAACCAAAGCACAAGCAAGGATGGCTGCACTCGCGGCTGAACTGACACGATAAATTGACATTCGGAGCTCCCGATATGGCCGGAGTTTGCGGTCAGTCGTGCTGTGCGCCTGACCTTCTGAGGTGTCGCTTAGTCGCGAGCCGGGCTCGCGCTGATCAAACTCATGTAACACCATGATTATCATCCATTTCGGCCACGTAGACGCCGAGAGCTCTCGCCCAGAAGTCCATCACGTACTGCAGGTCCAGGCGATCCTCCACGGATAGCCGGAGTAGTCTCTGACCGTTCTGCCAAGAGACCGCGCCACCTACTTTGAGATCGTACAACTTGACGCTGCGTGCGATTCAAGCCCCCTCAAAGGCTCTTCGATGAATATGGCCAAACGGGCAGGCCCCAGAAGCAGACGAGGAAAACTTGAGAAAATGCAGCGCATGCCTCAAAGCATCTGGCACGAACCAGAAGGGACGTTCGCTCGCCACCGTTGGAGATTTCGCTCGGAATTACGAAAGATGTATGCAGAAGGATCTTTCAACTCGGAACACCGACCCAGGCTCGTTTCGAGTTGCCAAGTCCGAGCGGTCAGGTGTTGAGCAAGCTGCTCGGGCTCACCAGTGGTCAGGACGTCTCACCCCCGAGACAGGATCGTGCCTGGTCACAAGGTACATTTCACTCTCCGCTCTTGGTGCTGCTCGCGCCATTGGCTTGGGAATCGCTTGGGACGACGGCTTCGAGCATCAGACTTCAGACGCCGG includes these proteins:
- the hisC gene encoding histidinol-phosphate transaminase, producing the protein MSDAKLQGVLSSLSQAARQLDAVPSGRPAPDASYVKLNTNENPFPLPTMVWQSAMAALERQYLYPEDDNIGLRKAAADAYGLSKDHVIAGNGSSELLGLIYRAFLAPGDSLAMISPGFSFNRKLAMLQGARLLEIKSRDADSLPMEQLLLGPAKDAKFIVLANPNNPTGSFVRISDIECLVANSNRLIVLDEAYVDFAPDNGMRLVSRYSNLLLLRTFSKSYAAAGIRVGFGFGHPELIGRLRNIQNVFNMNVVAHAMGISVLAHRAAYEENHRHIRHERQRVTTALSQLGFSVTPSHANFLLAGVPEGKDGRWWQAALETQKILVAFFPDEDLENCIRVSIGTRSQMDAFLAAVGYISEFLRTGRPPASRS
- a CDS encoding LLM class flavin-dependent oxidoreductase, with the translated sequence MRDVFPPKITCGIFDHLDADSRDIARQYADRLILAEAYDRLGFYAYHVAEHHCTPHGRCPSPNLFLSSVAQRTRQLRVGPLVMLLNLYHPLRAFEEICMLDQLSGGRLELGIGRGSLPIEWGYFGISADAAPGRYEEASEILIKAMKGGTLCYQGDHFELNDVPLTLGPHQRPWPPIWITTNRPESAGWAAANGANLACVGPSSSVRKITDTFRAHLDRNRDADDHAPFVGLLRMIVIARSEKDAHSLATSAYERWLKSFRFLYELNAIPLPPNLPLTFDAALAGELCVVGTPASVRKALLCQLEEAGANYLLCQLAFGNLPLDASLFAATTIQSEIIPGIG
- a CDS encoding branched-chain amino acid ABC transporter substrate-binding protein; the protein is MSIYRVSSAASAAILACALVSTAPAADINIAVAGPMTGSTAAIGVQLREGAAAAVDALNASGLLPGTKVILSVADDACDPKQAVAVANRLTADRVKLVVGHLCSSSSIPASDIYAEAQVIQISPGTTNPQLTERGLKTVFRICGRDDQQGVVAAQYILRHYPNNKIAVLDDKSTAGKGIADVVESRLREAGKNVIRQSYAAGEKDYTALVSRMKRDGIQIAYIGGYYTEIGLIVRQAADAGAALTIMANDPLMTYEFWAITSRAGNGTLFTFMPDATKNSQAADVVARLKASKLSAEGYTLYAYAAVQAWADAVKRAGSLNATRVAAALRSQPIETVVGTIRFDTKGDNASPGFVVYRWHDSIVEPVE
- the metC gene encoding cystathionine beta-lyase, giving the protein MKYLNDGNNPRHTETQLCHVGREPSKHAGMVNVPIYRGSTILSETLEEWESRRRNPIPSYGRFGSPLSRAFEAAICELEGGHRSILFPSGLSACTHSLLGVLKAGDHLLISDSVYQPVRVFADQVLARLRIEVQYFRPTQGSELSTKIKANTRAVYLESPGSMTFEVQDVPALAAIAHRSDALVIMDNTWATPLFFKAFDHGVDISIHAATKYIVGHSDALLGIATANEAAWPTLQSSAHHFGEIAGPDDIYLALRGLRTLAVRMKQHWDNGLKLAESLQSHPAVDKVLHPALPNDPGYAIWKRDFLGASGLFGVVLKPMSRPQLSVLFNSLQLFGIGASWGGYESLVLLVDPPKRTETPLAFEGPLIRIHAGMERASDLIADMHQALQAAGEVTVGRVARREEGAMIG